Proteins encoded in a region of the Labrus bergylta chromosome 9, fLabBer1.1, whole genome shotgun sequence genome:
- the LOC109993524 gene encoding C-X-C motif chemokine 6-like yields the protein MSSILKVFLLLAVMVFISKAQLSDSGQQCLCRRVRKGIRNPSEVKDIQIYPATVFCDKVEIVVSTNSGLRYCLNPQLNAVKRLLANILAKQNISSPGSTL from the exons atgtcGAGCATCCTCAAAGTGTTTCTGCTCCTGGCTGTCATGGTCTTCATCTCCAAAGCCCAGC TCAGTGACTCCGGACAGCAGTGTCTGTGTAGACGAGTCAGGAAGGGAATCAGAAACCCATCTGAAGTAAAGGACATCCAGATTTACCCAGCAACTGTGTTCTGTGACAAAGTGGAGATTGT TGTATCCACTAACAGCGGCCTTCGATACTGCCTGAACCCCCAGCTGAATGCTGTGAAACGACTCCTGGCTAACATATT GGCCAAACAGAACATCTCTTCCCCAGGCAGCACTCTGTAA
- the LOC109993528 gene encoding C-X-C motif chemokine 6, whose amino-acid sequence MSSILKVFLLLAVMVFISKAQLSDSGQQCLCRRVRKGIRNPSEVKDIQIYPATVFCDKVEIVVSTNSGLRYCLNPQLNAVKRLLANILAKQNISSPGSTL is encoded by the exons atgtcGAGCATCCTCAAAGTGTTTCTGCTCCTGGCTGTCATGGTCTTCATCTCCAAAGCCCAGC TCAGTGACTCCGGACAGCAGTGTCTGTGTAGACGAGTCAGGAAGGGAATCAGAAACCCATCTGAAGTAAAGGACATCCAGATTTACCCAGCAACTGTCTTCTGTGACAAAGTGGAGATTGT TGTATCCACTAACAGCGGCCTTCGATACTGCCTGAACCCCCAGCTGAATGCTGTGAAACGACTCCTGGCTAACATATT GGCCAAACAGAACATCTCTTCCCCAGGCAGCACTCTGTAA
- the si:dkeyp-72g9.4 gene encoding uncharacterized protein si:dkeyp-72g9.4 has translation MRPRSKRLSKRRLLLPTIREGSEEVVRDLNEANSLIISGQCQAVSSEDYLLSICHLARPTFPSGDSSTYVSSQQLEAVHQRLRLSRITEAASNTFQSNPNEEAHDILQKEQEGKNDELMSGRSDPLEYLYGHQSNHLGSMRRAFNEERFERHHGSVEEGRARTRAHSIPHASSPDVPQQRKSSCPELYTGSNTLIPNISPKHRRPADRGAEGESPTPTIKQSLLSQWISDCRAAWREARVRACMLPAIAEI, from the coding sequence ATGCGGCCACGATCCAAACGGCTCTCCAAGAGGAGACTCCTGCTGCCCACCATCCGAGAGGGCTCTGAGGAGGTAGTGAGGGATTTGAATGAGGCCAACTCGCTCATCATCTCTGGCCAGTGCCAGGCTGTGTCCTCTGAGGACTACCTCCTCTCCATCTGCCATCTAGCCCGTCCCACCTTCCCCAGCGGGGATTCGTCCACCTATGTCTCCTCACAGCAGCTGGAAGCCGTGCACCAGAGGCTGCGGCTGTCACGGATCACTGAGGCGGCATCAAACACCTTTCAATCAAACCCTAACGAGGAGGCACATGACATTCTGCAAAAAGAGCAGGAAGGAAAGAATGACGAACTGATGTCAGGTAGATCTGACCCTCTGGAGTACCTTTACGGGCACCAGAGCAACCACTTGGGAAGTATGAGGAGAGCTTTCAATGAGGAACGGTTTGAAAGGCATCATGGGAGCGTTGAGGAGGGTCGGGCTCGCACCAGAGCTCACAGCATCCCCCATGCTTCAAGTCCAGACGTCCCCCAGCAACGCAAGAGCAGCTGCCCTGAGCTTTACACTGGCAGTAACACTCTAATCCCAAACATCTCCCCGAAACACAGGAGGccagcagacagaggagcagagggggagagCCCGACCCCCACCATCAAACAGTCCCTGCTCTCACAGTGGATCTCTGACTGCAGAGCAGCATGGAGGGAGGCACGGGTTCGGGCCTGCATGCTGCCTGCCATCGCTGAGATTTAG